The Aestuariibaculum lutulentum genome segment GGTTGTCGACAATGCTTTGCTAACACCGCTTCAAGGGATTATTGCAGCTCTGGAAGGGATGAAAATAAGACCAAACCGGGAACATATTCTGGAAGCTCATGAATTTGATAAACTCATGATGATCAGTAAAAAAGACCCTGTTCTTGACTATAATAACCTAATCAGTCAAACCAAACACAGAGATGTAAAAGTTGTTGAATTTCCAGACGGACATATGGCTCATATTGAAAATATGAAAGAATTTTCATCTAACACATTGCATTTCATCGAAAATTTATAGCATTTTGTCGTTTGTTTGCTTTTTTTAACTAAGTTTAAATCAACAAATTAACCACAAAAATCATGAAAACAACTACAAACACCCCAGCATTTATACCGAAAATGTACTGTAGTCTTTTCGGTCATAACTACAAAGTAACTAAGCAAGTGACGTATCATGTTAAAGAATACACCTGTTCACATTGCAAAAAGCAGTTAACAACAAATAGCAACGGCAATTTAATTGAATTAACACCAAAGTTTCAGGAAATCAACGCTATTTTAGAGCGTATTCACCACTCAAGAATGGAACGTAAACAAAGAAAAGTTATCGCCTCTTCTGTATATTAACTTCCTGAATTCCAATTTGCTTTTTATTCCGACAAGATTTAGGGTTCACAACACTCTAAACACATCTCCCTACGCCTCAATTAAAACATCAGGCTTCAAAAAAAAAATAATACCTAAAAATTAATTACTCGTTAAAGTTTTTCCAACCCTGAGCTTTAATAGAAATTTTAGTTTCTGCCCTTGTTACCAGATGCATTCCAGCGCTTTCCTCGGTAATATAACCAATAATGGTTAAATTAGGATTTGCTTTAATTTTAGGATAATCGTCTTGAGAAATCGTCATTAACAATTCATAATCCTCGCCCCCGTTTAGAGCCACTGTAGTACTATCAATATTAAATTCTTCGCATGTAGAAATCACCTGAGGATCTAAAGGAATTTTAGATTCATATAAATCGCAACCTACCTTACTTTGCTTACAGATATGCATAATTTCAGAAGACAAGCCGTCGCTAATATCAATCATCGATGTTGGCTTCACATCTAAATCGTTAAGCAACTTAACAATATCCTTTCTAGCTTCAGGTTTTAACTGACGCTCGATTAAGTATGTATACTGATCTAAATCCGGTTGATTATTAGGGTTAACTTTAAACACCTCCTTTTCACGTTCTAACACTTGTAAACCCATGTACGCTGCTCCCAAATCTCCGGTAACCACTAATAAATCGTTAGGTTTTGCTCCACTGCGGTATACCTCATTTTCTACTTCACCTAAAGCCGTTACAGAAATTAAAAGGCCCTTATTTGAAGACGTTGTATCACCTCCAATCACATCAATATTATAAATTTTGGCAGCCGTTTCAATACCTGAATAAATTTCTTCTAAAGCCTCTAAAGGAAAACGATTCGAAACTGCAATAGAAACAGTAATTTGTGTAGCCGTAGCATTCATAGCATACACATCAGATAGATTCACAATCACCGACTTATAACCTAAGTGTTTTAAAGGCATATAACTTAAATCGAAGTGTACGCCTTCAACTAATAAATCGGTTGTTACAACAACTTTTTTCTTAAAATCAAGCACCGCGGCATCATCACCAATACCTTTCACTGTCGATTTATGATTAATTACAAAATTCTTAGTCAGGTGGTCTATCAATCCAAACTCTCCTAAAGTACTTAAATCTGTACGTTGCTGGTTTTTATCTTCTATCATGCTGCAAAAATAAGAAGCTTATTTAGATAATGGAATATCAAAAGCCTAATAAAAATTCAAATTATTCGCCTAATAACTAAAAATATACAACAAACACCTGATTTTTCAAACAATAAGAAAAACCTATAAAACTATATACTAATATAATGTTAGGCTCTATGGTAATCCGCGACTTATATTGTATATTTGCAGTCAATTTTGACAATATATATTTTTATATAGATAATTATGATAAAAGTTTCTGAAACAGCTAAGAAAAAAGTTATCGAGCTTATGCAGGAAGATGGCTTTGACCCGACTACCGATTATATTCGTGTTGGGGTAAAAAGTGGCGGTTGTTCTGGGCTATCTTACGATTTAAAGTTTGATAAAGAAAAAGTGGAAGACGATAAAGTTTTTGAAGACAATGGTGTTCAAATTATTGTTGACAAAAAAAGCTTTTTATACCTAATAGGAACGACTCTGGAATATTCTGGAGGATTAAACGGTACCGGATTTGTATTTAACAACCCGAATGCCAACAGAACTTGTGGTTGTGGTGAATCTTTTTCACTTTAAATCTATAATTGAAGACTGATGAGTAAATATACTGAAGACGATTTAAGAGAAGAACTTAAGACTAAAGAATACGAATACGGATTTTACACCGATATTGAATCTGAAACATTCCCTGTTGGTTTAAATGAAGACATAGTACGTGCTATTTCTGTAAAAAAAGAGGAGCCGGAATGGATGACCGAGTGGCGTTTAGAAGCCTTTCGTATCTGGCAAGGTATGACCGAACCGGAATGGGCTAACGTACACTACGAAAAACCAGATTTCCAAGCTATTTCGTATTATTCAGCACCAAATAAAAAGCCTAAATACGATAGTTTAGACGAGGTTGATCCAGAATTACTGGCAACTTTCGAAAAATTAGGTATCTCTTTAGATGAACAAAAGAAATTAGCTGGTGTAGCTATGGATGTGGTTGTCGATTCTGTATCGGTAGCAACAACCTTTAAAAAGACTTTAGCTGAACAAGGTATTATTTTCTGCTCGATTTCTGAGGCTATTAAAGAACACCCTGAATTAGTAAAAAAATATATCGGAACTGTAGTACCAAAAACAGATAACTTCTATGCGGCCTTAAACAGTGCAGTATTTAGTGATGGTAGTTTCTGTTACATTCCAAAAGGTGTTAGATGTCCTATGGAATTATCAACATACTTCCGTATCAATCAAGCCGGAACTGGTCAGTTTGAAAGAACATTGGTTATTGCTGATGAAGGCAGTTATGTAAGTTACCTTGAAGGTTGTACAGCACCAAGTCGTGATGAAAACCAATTACACGCTGCTGTTGTTGAGCTTATCGCTTTAGACGACGCTGAAATTAAATACAGTACCGTACAAAACTGGTTCCCTGGTAATGCCGAAGGTAAAGGTGGTGTTTACAACTTCGTTACCAAACGTGGTTTATGTGAAAAGAACGCTAAAATCTCTTGGACTCAAGTAGAAACCGGAAGTGCTGTAACCTGGAAATACCCTTCATGTGTATTAAAAGGTGATAATTCGGTTGGGGAGTTTTACTCAATCGCCGTAACCAATAACTTCCAGCAAGCCGATACCGGAACGAAGATGATTCACCTTGGTAAAAACACAAAATCTACTATTATTTCAAAAGGTATTTCAGCAGGTAAATCACAAAACTCATACCGTGGATTGGTACAAATTGCAAGTCGTGCCGAAAACGCTCGTAACTTCTCGCAATGTGATAGTTTACTAATGGGTAACGAGTGTGGTGCGCATACCTTTCCGTATATCGAAGCTAAAAATAAAACGGCTCAAATCGAGCACGAGGCTACAACAAGTAAAATTGGTGAAGACCAGATTTTCTATTGTAACCAACGTGGTATCGATACCGAAAAAGCGATTGCACTTATCGTAAACGGATTCAGCAAAGAGGTACTTAATAAGTTACCAATGGAATTCGCGGTTGAAGCTCAAAAATTATTAGAAATAAGCTTAGAAGGAAGCGTTGGATAAATCTCTATAGCATGAAAAAAACATTTGTTTTACTGTTAACTCTTTCTGTTTTAACAGCGTGTAAAAGCGATAAAAAAACAGAAACTACCGAAGAAACAATCACAGCCGATAGTCCAGAAAGAACTGCGAAACAAAGTGATGGGTTAACCCTTTTAAAAGGTGACTTTGTGTATTTCGATGGTGCAGCTGTAATACAAACACATGCCGATATTTATGGAGTATTTATTACCGATAAAATGAAAGAGCTTAATAAGCTTGCCGAAAAATATAAACAGGAACCTACTGATATGGTTCCGGTAGAAATAAGAGGAAAAATCACAAATAAAAAAGACGATAAAATTCTTTGGGATAATAAAGTTGAAGTGGTTGAAATATTAAACGTTTCTAAACCCAATCCAGAGAGTAACAATGTTGTAAAACTAGGACAAGAATAGTTATGTTAAAAATTGAGAATTTACACGCTCGTGTTGAGGATAAAGCGATTTTAAGAGGTATTAACCTTGAAGTTAAACCAGGTGAAGTACACGCTATTATGGGACCTAACGGTTCTGGAAAAAGTACCTTATCATCTGTAATCGCTGGAAAAGAAGAGTACGAAGTTACCGATGGTAGCATCATTTTTGATGGTGAAGATATTGACGAATTAGCGGCCGAAGAGCGCGCACACAAAGGTATCTTCTTATCATTTCAATATCCGGTAGAAATTCCTGGAGTTTCAGTAACAAACTTCATGAAAACAGCTATTAATGAAACTCGTAAAGCTCAGGGATTAGAAGAAATGCCTGCTAAAGACATGCTAAAATTAATCCGTGAGAAATCGGAGCTTTTAGAAATCGATCGCAAATTTTTATCTCGTTCTTTAAACGAAGGGTTCTCTGGTGGTGAAAAGAAACGTAACGAGATTTTCCAAATGGCTATGTTAGATCCTAAATTAGCTATTCTTGATGAAACTGACTCTGGCTTAGATATCGATGCGTTACGTATTGTTGCTAACGGAGTTAATAAATTAAAAAATGAAAATAATGCGGTTGTAGTTATTACACACTACCAACGTTTATTAGATTATATCGTACCGGATTTCGTTCACGTTTTATACAACGGACGTATTGTTAAATCTGGAGGAAAAGAATTAGCTCACGAATTAGAAGAGAAAGGTTACGACTGGATTAAAGAAGAAGTGAACGCTAAATAAACCGAGCAAATGGATTTAAAAGATAAATTAGTATCATCATTTCTAGCCTTCGAAAACCGTGTCGATGTCGATGCGTACGTTCACGATGTTAGAACCGATGCTATCAAAATATTCGAGGAACAAGGTTTTCCATCTAAAAAAGACGAAGCCTGGAAATACACCTCTTTAAACAGTATTTTAAAACAAGACTATAGCATTTTCCCTAAACAGGAAGTTGCTATAGAATATAGCGATGTAAAAAAATATTTCATTCACGATATCGACAGTTATAAAATTGTTTTTATCGATGGTAAATATTCATCACACCTATCGCAAACTACGCACGATGGTATGGATGTATGTTTAATGTCTGCGGCATTAAGCAAGCCTAAATACCGTTTGATTATCGAGAATTACTTTAACAAAGCAGCGAGCAAAGACAGTTTAACATCTTTAAACACAGCATTTTCAAGCGAAGGTGCTTTCATTCACATTCCAAAAAACAAAGTGGTAGAAAAACCAATTCAAATTGTACATTTTTCTACAGGAAGTGAAGCGGCTACTATGCTACAACCTCGTAACTTAATTGTTGTTGACGAGAATTCTCATGTACAAATCATAGAGCGTCACCAAAGCTTAACCGATAATCCTGTTTTAACCAACAGCGTTACCGAAGTATTTGCTAACAAACGTGCCATTGTTGATTACTACAAACTTCAAAACGATAATCTTAACGCTTCATTAATAGATAACACGTTTATTAACCAAAAGCGTGAAAGTATTGCTTCAGTACATACCTTCAGTTTTGGTGGTAAATTAACGCGAAACAATCTAAACTTCTTCCAGAATGGAGAACGTATCGATTCTACCCTTAAAGGAGTTACTATTATTGGCGACAAACAACATGTAGACCACAATACTTTAGTGCACCATATCGAGCCAAACTGCGAAAGTCACCAGGATTACAAAGGTATTTTCGACGATAGCTCAGTTGGGGTATTTAATGGTAAGGTTGTTGTTGAAAAAGAAGCGCAAAAAACCAACGCTTTCCAGGCTAACAACAACATTTTGGTAAGCGACAAAGCAACTATCAACACCAAACCGCAATTAGAAATTTTTGCTGATGATGTAAAGTGTTCTCACGGTTGTACTATTGGTCAGTTAGACGAAAGTGCAATGTTCTACATGCGTTCTCGTGGTATTCCAGAAAAAGAAGCCAAAGGACTTTTAATGTACGCGTTTAGTAACAACGTTTTAAGTTCGGTTAAAATTCCAGAAATAAAACAACGTATCACCAAGCTTATCGCCAACAAATTAGGCGTTAATATTGGTTTCGATCTGTAAAATTATTTTGAAGTTTTTCCCGCTATCGGTAGTCGCTTTCCCGACACCTGTCGGGAAGAGCTTCAACAAATACCTCTATCGGGGCTAAACTCACCAACTATGTTTAATGTAGAAACCATACGAAAAGACTTCCCTATTCTTTCACGCAAAGTAAACGGTAAACCTTTAGTATATTTTGATAATGCTGCAACTTCGCAAACACCTCAACAGGTTATTGATGCGATTGTAGATTATTATTCAAACTACAATGCCAACATTCACCGTGGTGTGCATACGTTAAGTCAGGAAGCCACCGATAAATACGAGCAGGCCCGACAAAAGATTCAGGCGCATTTTAATGCTAAACATGCGCACGAAATCATTTTCACATCAGGTACTACACATGGTATCAATTTAGTTGCTAACGGATTTTCATCACTATTAACAAAAGACGATGAAATTATCGTTTCAGCTTTAGAGCACCACAGTAATATTGTGCCGTGGCAAATGCTTTGTGAACGTACAGGAGCAACCTTAAAAGTCATCCCAATGAATCAGGATGGTGAATTGGTGATTCCTGAATTCGACAATCTGCTTTCAAATAAAACCAAACTGGTTTTCGTCAATCATATTTCTAATGCTTTAGGAACAATAAATCCTATTGAATATATCATAAAACAAGCTCACTTAGTTGGCGCTGCTGTTTTAATTGACGGTGCACAATCAACACCACATATCAAACCCGACGTACAGGCACTTGATGTTGATTTTTACGTTGCTTCTGCACATAAAATGTGTGGCCCAACAGGTCAGGGTATGCTTTATGGTAAAGAAGCATGGTTAAAAAAATTACCACCGTATCAAGGTGGAGGCGAAATGATTGCCGAAGTGACCTTCGAAAAAACCACTTACGCCGATTTACCTCATAAATTCGAGGCTGGAACCCCAAATATTTGTGGTGGTATCGCTTTTGGAGCTGCCGTTGATTATATGAATGCTATTGGATTCGATACAATAGCTGCCTACGAACACGAACTTTTAGAATACGCGACCGAACAATTGTCAACCATAGAAGACTTAACCATCTACGGTACTTCAAAACACAAAACATCTGTAATTTCGTTTAATCTGGATGGTATTCATCCATACGATGTAGGATCCATTTTAGACAAATTAGGCATTGCAGTTCGTACAGGTCACCACTGTGCACAACCTATCATGAATTTTTACAGTATTCCGGGTACGGTTAGAGCTTCTTTTGCCTTTTATAACACCAAAGCAGAAATCGATGCTTTAGTTACTGCTGTTAAAAAAGCTAAAATGATGCTTTCTTAAATTCTGAATCATTTTCTTTTTTATTTATTCAACTGATTTTTAAATCAGTAACAATTAGCACCACACTAATTTTCTTTCATACTTGTTATATAATTAACAAAAACATGTATTTTGTCGAATTATTAACAATAATTTTCTCTATAGAGTGATTAAACTCTAAAAATGTCCTATCTTCAAAGCCGACTAATTCAAATTAAATTTAAAAAATGAAAAAATTAATTTTAAGCATGGCTGCTTTAGGATTACTATTTGTAGCCTGTGAGAGCGAAAAAAACGAACTCACTCAGGAACAAGAAATTGACATGAGTGATTTTTATGTTTACACCGAGTCTGATGATGCCATGGCAAAATCAGCCACTTCAAAAAACACGCTCACCCCTTGCTACACCATGAACGTCCTTAACCGTCAGCTTCAGGAAAATCCGGGTTTAGAGCAAAAAATGTACGCTATTGAGTATCATACCCGTAAATTTCTAACAGCTAAAGGAAAACCTACCAATCCTGGTGGTGGCGGTGGAGATACCGGAAGCACAGATGTTGATGTTACTATTGCTGAAGATGGCTTAGGTTCAATCAATATTCCTGTATATGTACATATTGTTTTGCCAGATGCTAACGCAGTTTCTAATCAGCAGATAAGTGCACAAATCGCAGTATTGAATGATGATTTTAACACAAAAAACACAAACCAACTACCAAGTGGAGCTACGGACTTCATTAACGATGTTACCACAACTGACATTCATTTCACCTTGGCGGGCACCTACAGATATGACGACCCAAAAAGTTCTTGGGGAACCAATGATGCAGTCAAAGCTGCATATCCCCCAACAACTCCAGAAACACATTTAAACATCTGGGTTTGTAATATTGGCGAAGGTATTTTAGGATATGCCCAATTCCCTGGAGGGAATTTAGCAACCGACGGTATTGTTTTATTACATGAAAGTTTACCTGGTGGAAAGGCTGCTCCATATAACGAAGGTAGAACTGCAACTCACGAAGTTGGTCACTACTTAAACCTCAGACATATCTGGGGTGACGGCAGATGTCGTCAAGATGATTTTGTGGAAGATACACCAAGCGCCGGAGGTGCCAACTATGGTTGCCCTACCTACCCTTCAGTTAGTTGTCAAACTCCTGATATGACCATGAATTATATGGATTATACCGACGATGCCTGTATGTA includes the following:
- a CDS encoding HesB/IscA family protein, translated to MIKVSETAKKKVIELMQEDGFDPTTDYIRVGVKSGGCSGLSYDLKFDKEKVEDDKVFEDNGVQIIVDKKSFLYLIGTTLEYSGGLNGTGFVFNNPNANRTCGCGESFSL
- the sufC gene encoding Fe-S cluster assembly ATPase SufC — encoded protein: MLKIENLHARVEDKAILRGINLEVKPGEVHAIMGPNGSGKSTLSSVIAGKEEYEVTDGSIIFDGEDIDELAAEERAHKGIFLSFQYPVEIPGVSVTNFMKTAINETRKAQGLEEMPAKDMLKLIREKSELLEIDRKFLSRSLNEGFSGGEKKRNEIFQMAMLDPKLAILDETDSGLDIDALRIVANGVNKLKNENNAVVVITHYQRLLDYIVPDFVHVLYNGRIVKSGGKELAHELEEKGYDWIKEEVNAK
- a CDS encoding aminotransferase class V-fold PLP-dependent enzyme, whose protein sequence is MFNVETIRKDFPILSRKVNGKPLVYFDNAATSQTPQQVIDAIVDYYSNYNANIHRGVHTLSQEATDKYEQARQKIQAHFNAKHAHEIIFTSGTTHGINLVANGFSSLLTKDDEIIVSALEHHSNIVPWQMLCERTGATLKVIPMNQDGELVIPEFDNLLSNKTKLVFVNHISNALGTINPIEYIIKQAHLVGAAVLIDGAQSTPHIKPDVQALDVDFYVASAHKMCGPTGQGMLYGKEAWLKKLPPYQGGGEMIAEVTFEKTTYADLPHKFEAGTPNICGGIAFGAAVDYMNAIGFDTIAAYEHELLEYATEQLSTIEDLTIYGTSKHKTSVISFNLDGIHPYDVGSILDKLGIAVRTGHHCAQPIMNFYSIPGTVRASFAFYNTKAEIDALVTAVKKAKMMLS
- a CDS encoding zinc metalloprotease, translating into MKKLILSMAALGLLFVACESEKNELTQEQEIDMSDFYVYTESDDAMAKSATSKNTLTPCYTMNVLNRQLQENPGLEQKMYAIEYHTRKFLTAKGKPTNPGGGGGDTGSTDVDVTIAEDGLGSINIPVYVHIVLPDANAVSNQQISAQIAVLNDDFNTKNTNQLPSGATDFINDVTTTDIHFTLAGTYRYDDPKSSWGTNDAVKAAYPPTTPETHLNIWVCNIGEGILGYAQFPGGNLATDGIVLLHESLPGGKAAPYNEGRTATHEVGHYLNLRHIWGDGRCRQDDFVEDTPSAGGANYGCPTYPSVSCQTPDMTMNYMDYTDDACMYMFTDGQTNRMRAIFTDGGSRASMLGN
- the sufB gene encoding Fe-S cluster assembly protein SufB, with amino-acid sequence MSKYTEDDLREELKTKEYEYGFYTDIESETFPVGLNEDIVRAISVKKEEPEWMTEWRLEAFRIWQGMTEPEWANVHYEKPDFQAISYYSAPNKKPKYDSLDEVDPELLATFEKLGISLDEQKKLAGVAMDVVVDSVSVATTFKKTLAEQGIIFCSISEAIKEHPELVKKYIGTVVPKTDNFYAALNSAVFSDGSFCYIPKGVRCPMELSTYFRINQAGTGQFERTLVIADEGSYVSYLEGCTAPSRDENQLHAAVVELIALDDAEIKYSTVQNWFPGNAEGKGGVYNFVTKRGLCEKNAKISWTQVETGSAVTWKYPSCVLKGDNSVGEFYSIAVTNNFQQADTGTKMIHLGKNTKSTIISKGISAGKSQNSYRGLVQIASRAENARNFSQCDSLLMGNECGAHTFPYIEAKNKTAQIEHEATTSKIGEDQIFYCNQRGIDTEKAIALIVNGFSKEVLNKLPMEFAVEAQKLLEISLEGSVG
- the thiL gene encoding thiamine-phosphate kinase, with the protein product MIEDKNQQRTDLSTLGEFGLIDHLTKNFVINHKSTVKGIGDDAAVLDFKKKVVVTTDLLVEGVHFDLSYMPLKHLGYKSVIVNLSDVYAMNATATQITVSIAVSNRFPLEALEEIYSGIETAAKIYNIDVIGGDTTSSNKGLLISVTALGEVENEVYRSGAKPNDLLVVTGDLGAAYMGLQVLEREKEVFKVNPNNQPDLDQYTYLIERQLKPEARKDIVKLLNDLDVKPTSMIDISDGLSSEIMHICKQSKVGCDLYESKIPLDPQVISTCEEFNIDSTTVALNGGEDYELLMTISQDDYPKIKANPNLTIIGYITEESAGMHLVTRAETKISIKAQGWKNFNE
- the sufD gene encoding Fe-S cluster assembly protein SufD, yielding MDLKDKLVSSFLAFENRVDVDAYVHDVRTDAIKIFEEQGFPSKKDEAWKYTSLNSILKQDYSIFPKQEVAIEYSDVKKYFIHDIDSYKIVFIDGKYSSHLSQTTHDGMDVCLMSAALSKPKYRLIIENYFNKAASKDSLTSLNTAFSSEGAFIHIPKNKVVEKPIQIVHFSTGSEAATMLQPRNLIVVDENSHVQIIERHQSLTDNPVLTNSVTEVFANKRAIVDYYKLQNDNLNASLIDNTFINQKRESIASVHTFSFGGKLTRNNLNFFQNGERIDSTLKGVTIIGDKQHVDHNTLVHHIEPNCESHQDYKGIFDDSSVGVFNGKVVVEKEAQKTNAFQANNNILVSDKATINTKPQLEIFADDVKCSHGCTIGQLDESAMFYMRSRGIPEKEAKGLLMYAFSNNVLSSVKIPEIKQRITKLIANKLGVNIGFDL